A genomic window from Parvularcula sp. LCG005 includes:
- a CDS encoding glycosyltransferase family 2 protein, protein MDKSVVEAPIVISFLQHESIGVDHVDIRDRADHLATNARLTVYWDGDVPVAQAYYDEQVPDQFGTPETLPPDPQGSVSVVICTRDRPDELARCLASLPQQTLVPDEIIVVDNASVTDETRQVAQAAGVRYVREDRPGLDIARNTGAKSATGDFVAYTDDDVILTPNWLRRLTGAMDTDDIWGTTGLVLPAELVTPAQLHFERQWGFGRGFSKIDFGPEFVQRHDRFGIPAWDVGAGASMAFRRAIFDKIGFFDERLDVGAAGCSGDSEMWHRILHAGGTCRYTPTSVAFHYHRRAEEGLRKQLRAYMSGHVAALLVQNERSGRRANLRRLYLSLPIHYLRETLRKRREDEPSRYLKEQVLGCIDGWKFYRNAPRPDEC, encoded by the coding sequence TTGGACAAGTCTGTTGTTGAGGCACCCATCGTGATTTCTTTTCTGCAGCATGAGAGCATCGGCGTGGATCACGTCGACATTCGTGATCGCGCTGATCATCTCGCCACCAATGCCCGCCTGACCGTGTACTGGGACGGCGATGTACCCGTGGCGCAGGCATACTACGATGAACAGGTACCGGACCAATTCGGGACGCCCGAAACACTGCCGCCGGATCCGCAAGGCAGCGTCAGCGTGGTCATCTGCACCCGTGATCGGCCGGATGAGCTGGCGCGCTGTCTCGCCTCCCTGCCTCAGCAAACCCTCGTGCCTGATGAAATTATTGTCGTCGACAATGCTTCTGTCACTGATGAAACGCGGCAGGTCGCCCAGGCGGCCGGCGTCCGGTACGTTCGCGAGGATCGGCCGGGCCTAGATATTGCCCGCAATACCGGCGCGAAATCAGCTACCGGCGACTTTGTTGCCTATACGGATGATGACGTCATTCTAACACCGAACTGGCTGCGCCGACTGACCGGGGCGATGGACACAGACGATATATGGGGCACAACGGGTCTCGTCCTGCCAGCAGAGCTCGTCACCCCTGCGCAACTGCATTTTGAGCGGCAGTGGGGGTTTGGCCGCGGGTTTTCAAAAATCGATTTTGGTCCTGAATTTGTACAGCGTCATGATCGTTTCGGCATTCCGGCCTGGGATGTCGGCGCTGGTGCAAGCATGGCCTTCCGGCGCGCCATCTTCGACAAAATCGGCTTCTTCGATGAACGGCTTGACGTTGGTGCCGCCGGGTGTTCCGGTGACTCAGAGATGTGGCACCGCATCCTGCATGCCGGCGGGACCTGTCGCTACACGCCGACCTCCGTCGCTTTTCATTATCATCGGCGGGCGGAAGAAGGCCTGCGCAAACAATTGCGCGCCTATATGAGCGGGCATGTCGCGGCGCTGCTGGTCCAGAACGAAAGATCAGGGCGGCGGGCGAATCTGCGGCGCCTGTACCTGTCCCTGCCGATTCACTATCTCCGCGAAACGCTGCGCAAGCGGCGCGAAGACGAGCCGTCCCGTTACCTGAAGGAACAGGTGCTGGGATGTATTGACGGCTGGAAGTTTTACCGAAACGCGCCGCGTCCGGACGAATGTTGA
- a CDS encoding ABC transporter ATP-binding protein, with product MSIGGARRLSTAQIREAIGIMRPFAWTLPVLIVFGLISSLAETAGVTLIIFLLYALMGRGLEATEFGGGIGSALNSVTSVLQDPGMLMIAVLFAIFIKLVVSIAFALLSAWVSNRLGENVQNRLHQQYLDVDYDYIRQRKEGEMLKVIATESWSVPAAYNHVSTFLINATAIVVMTAVLFLVSWQITLIAIVGVAILMVAVELLTIPARRLGRDVTQINEEMAARTLTALQGMRVIRAFGQERFMTTRFQKTTARARKNAIRLAQLSASIGPLSEVGYIIVLAVIVAVSQGQAIPFATTLTAVALLFRLQTPLYAAQGAVLSFAGLEAQLKSVLDTLHRADKSYPPQGEQAFSGLKRHICFRDVTFHYGDNQTPALDAVSFEIPAGKTTAIIGKSGAGKSTLLNMLVRLDRPQTGGIDIDGVPIDDIERSSWLSRVAIAGQDVDLIDSSVEANIRMSRLDATDEQMKRAIDIAGVKPVIDRLEDGLRHWIGPSGANLSGGQRQRIGLARALLTEPDILILDEATSALDQELEALIRRNLEQDLAGKTIIIVTHRLQTITDADHAIVIDQGRVVAEGLPRDVIDKT from the coding sequence ATGAGCATAGGCGGCGCGCGCAGACTGTCGACGGCACAGATCAGGGAGGCGATCGGCATCATGCGGCCATTCGCCTGGACGCTGCCGGTGCTGATCGTCTTTGGTCTGATCTCATCGTTGGCCGAAACCGCCGGGGTCACCCTTATCATCTTCCTCCTGTACGCGCTGATGGGCCGTGGGCTTGAGGCAACAGAATTTGGCGGCGGCATCGGATCGGCGCTGAATAGTGTCACATCGGTCCTGCAGGATCCCGGCATGCTGATGATTGCGGTTCTGTTTGCCATCTTCATCAAGCTTGTGGTCTCCATCGCCTTTGCTCTCCTGTCGGCGTGGGTCAGCAATCGGCTGGGTGAGAACGTGCAAAACCGGCTGCACCAGCAATATCTCGATGTCGACTACGACTATATCCGGCAGCGCAAGGAAGGTGAGATGCTGAAGGTCATTGCGACCGAGAGCTGGTCCGTCCCCGCCGCCTATAATCATGTCAGCACGTTTCTGATCAATGCGACGGCAATTGTAGTGATGACGGCCGTGCTGTTTCTTGTGTCATGGCAGATTACCCTGATCGCCATTGTAGGCGTCGCGATCCTGATGGTGGCCGTCGAACTTCTGACCATCCCGGCCCGCCGCCTTGGCCGGGACGTGACCCAAATCAACGAAGAGATGGCGGCACGCACGCTGACGGCTTTGCAGGGCATGCGGGTTATCAGGGCGTTTGGCCAGGAACGGTTCATGACGACGCGGTTCCAGAAGACGACGGCCCGTGCGCGCAAGAACGCCATTCGCCTAGCGCAATTGTCGGCCAGTATCGGTCCGTTGTCTGAGGTCGGCTATATCATCGTGCTCGCCGTGATCGTGGCGGTGTCCCAAGGACAGGCGATCCCCTTCGCAACGACACTGACAGCGGTCGCCCTGCTCTTTCGCCTGCAGACGCCTCTCTACGCGGCGCAGGGCGCAGTGTTGAGTTTTGCGGGACTGGAAGCGCAATTGAAGTCGGTGCTCGACACCCTGCATCGCGCCGACAAGTCCTATCCGCCTCAAGGCGAACAGGCATTCAGTGGGCTGAAGCGCCATATCTGCTTTCGCGACGTCACCTTTCACTATGGGGACAATCAGACGCCGGCCCTCGACGCGGTGAGCTTTGAAATCCCCGCCGGTAAAACGACGGCCATTATCGGCAAGAGCGGCGCTGGTAAATCGACGCTTCTGAACATGCTGGTCCGCCTTGATCGCCCCCAGACAGGGGGGATCGATATTGACGGCGTGCCCATCGATGACATTGAGCGCAGCAGCTGGCTGTCACGGGTCGCTATCGCCGGACAGGATGTTGATCTGATTGACAGCTCCGTTGAGGCCAATATTCGCATGTCTCGCCTTGATGCCACTGACGAGCAGATGAAGCGCGCGATCGACATTGCGGGCGTCAAGCCGGTTATCGACCGTCTGGAAGACGGGCTTCGCCACTGGATCGGTCCTTCAGGCGCCAACCTGTCGGGCGGCCAGCGTCAGCGGATCGGACTGGCCCGCGCCCTCCTGACAGAACCCGACATTCTCATTCTTGATGAAGCCACCAGCGCCCTCGATCAGGAACTGGAGGCGCTCATCCGTCGAAACCTTGAGCAGGATCTGGCCGGCAAGACGATTATAATTGTCACCCACCGGCTTCAGACCATCACCGACGCAGATCACGCGATTGTCATCGATCAAGGCCGGGTAGTGGCAGAAGGTCTGCCACGGGATGTGATCGACAAGACGTAA
- a CDS encoding UDP-glucuronic acid decarboxylase family protein, with translation MVQTKRVLVTGGAGFLGSYLCGQLLDQGHDVLCVDNFFTGSRSNVFHLLDNKRFELLRHDVSNPLYIEVDEIYNLACPASPIHYQFDPVQTTKTSVMGMINMLGLAKRLKAKVLQASTSEIYGDPEIHPQPESYRGAVSTTGPRACYDEGKRCAETLCFDYHRQHKVRIKVVRIFNTYGPRMHPGDGRVVSNFIVQALKGKDLTIHGSGEQSRSFCYRDDLVRGLMAMMATGDDFTGPVNIGNPNEFTIRQLANLVIELTGSSSKIIEQPRPVDDPTQRCPDITLARQKLGWEPTVQLREGLQSTIAYFEDLLSTGADSNNAGGVGR, from the coding sequence GTGGTACAAACGAAACGGGTCCTGGTCACGGGCGGCGCGGGCTTTTTGGGCTCATATCTATGTGGTCAGTTGCTGGACCAGGGTCATGACGTCCTTTGCGTCGACAACTTCTTCACGGGGTCGCGGTCCAACGTCTTTCATCTGCTCGACAATAAGCGGTTCGAGCTGTTGCGGCATGACGTCAGCAATCCGCTCTATATTGAGGTCGATGAGATCTATAATCTCGCCTGCCCCGCCTCACCGATTCACTACCAGTTCGACCCTGTCCAGACGACCAAGACGAGCGTCATGGGCATGATCAACATGCTGGGGCTGGCCAAAAGACTGAAGGCGAAGGTCCTTCAGGCGTCGACGTCTGAAATTTATGGCGATCCTGAAATTCATCCGCAGCCGGAAAGCTATCGCGGCGCGGTGAGCACCACCGGACCGCGGGCCTGCTATGATGAGGGCAAACGTTGCGCCGAAACGCTGTGTTTCGACTATCATCGTCAGCACAAGGTCCGGATCAAGGTTGTCCGGATTTTCAACACTTATGGCCCGCGCATGCATCCAGGTGATGGCCGGGTGGTATCGAATTTCATCGTCCAAGCCCTCAAAGGCAAGGATCTGACGATCCACGGCAGCGGTGAGCAGTCGCGATCCTTCTGTTATCGCGACGACCTGGTCCGTGGGCTGATGGCCATGATGGCAACCGGGGATGACTTCACCGGCCCGGTGAATATTGGCAATCCCAATGAATTTACGATCCGCCAGCTCGCCAATCTGGTCATTGAGCTGACAGGGTCCTCGTCGAAGATCATCGAGCAGCCGCGTCCCGTCGACGATCCAACACAGCGCTGCCCCGACATCACGCTGGCGCGCCAGAAACTGGGGTGGGAGCCGACGGTTCAACTTCGGGAAGGCCTGCAGTCGACCATCGCGTATTTCGAGGATCTTCTGTCCACCGGCGCCGATTCAAACAATGCCGGCGGTGTCGGCCGATGA
- a CDS encoding pilus assembly protein TadG-related protein gives MLFALILPCLLMVAALSTEAGFWFSEKKQVQMAADAAAYSAVAAYKQTSDVTAAKAIGVAQAQASGYTGDASGITITIPASDPSLGADSAMVVISQEVPIQLSRVFTTDTTMTVRARSWAFAPPGAATASLGPCMLALNTSSQRAIVYAAGVQMSATSCDIATNSTANDAVWLEGTTHLDVDCVATPGTIGTNGGASYTMNDCSSPKNEVSADYFAGSPFWGDPDVPDTGTCEDASISQGRYGPGMPGGSVLRPGKYCKQVEIAGATTFEPGVYYFTNGFRATNGGAINGAGVTLMFDPSRTLDVAQSVTFDLTAPTTGPTAGMALMGDPSKTSGTVRIIGALGNVEGAIYFPHQMVQMENGPSASLNRCTRIIADKLDIRGGGVIDIDCSGGGGSGGSSSTSGTFVQLTKGTP, from the coding sequence ATGCTATTTGCCCTGATACTCCCCTGCCTGCTCATGGTTGCGGCGCTTTCCACCGAAGCTGGATTCTGGTTCAGCGAGAAGAAACAGGTGCAGATGGCCGCCGACGCTGCGGCCTATAGCGCCGTTGCGGCCTACAAACAGACAAGCGACGTCACCGCCGCAAAAGCGATCGGCGTCGCCCAGGCCCAGGCCTCCGGCTATACTGGTGACGCCAGCGGTATCACCATCACGATCCCCGCATCCGACCCGTCCCTGGGCGCAGATTCCGCCATGGTCGTCATCAGCCAGGAAGTTCCCATTCAGTTGTCGAGGGTGTTCACGACGGACACGACGATGACGGTCCGCGCCCGTTCATGGGCGTTTGCGCCGCCGGGTGCAGCCACCGCTTCTCTCGGCCCCTGCATGTTAGCGCTGAACACATCGTCACAGCGCGCGATCGTCTATGCGGCAGGCGTTCAGATGTCGGCGACGTCGTGCGACATCGCAACGAACTCGACAGCAAACGATGCCGTCTGGCTTGAAGGCACCACGCATCTCGACGTCGACTGCGTCGCCACACCGGGCACGATCGGCACGAATGGGGGCGCCAGTTATACGATGAACGACTGCTCCTCGCCCAAGAATGAGGTGTCAGCGGACTATTTTGCAGGGTCGCCGTTCTGGGGTGATCCGGATGTGCCGGACACCGGCACGTGCGAGGACGCTTCGATCTCACAGGGAAGGTACGGACCCGGCATGCCCGGCGGTTCGGTCCTCCGTCCGGGCAAATACTGCAAACAGGTGGAGATTGCCGGCGCGACAACATTCGAACCGGGCGTTTACTATTTCACGAATGGATTTCGGGCGACGAACGGTGGCGCCATCAATGGCGCGGGCGTGACCCTGATGTTTGACCCGAGCCGCACCCTCGATGTGGCGCAAAGCGTGACCTTCGACCTGACAGCCCCCACGACCGGCCCCACCGCCGGCATGGCGCTGATGGGCGACCCCTCCAAGACGTCCGGTACCGTTCGCATTATCGGTGCCCTCGGCAATGTGGAGGGGGCCATCTATTTCCCCCACCAGATGGTGCAGATGGAAAACGGCCCTTCCGCCAGCCTGAACAGGTGCACACGGATCATTGCTGACAAGCTTGATATTCGCGGTGGCGGTGTCATCGACATTGACTGCAGCGGTGGCGGCGGCAGTGGCGGCTCCAGCAGTACCAGCGGCACCTTTGTCCAGTTGACGAAGGGAACGCCATGA
- a CDS encoding TadE/TadG family type IV pilus assembly protein codes for MIRLLKKFHRTTTGTAAIEFAIISPVLVMVLVGGSWIGFQLNSRLALQADVATGMQYAMTRDGATAADVEAVIRFSLGSVPADITTERFCRCNGTKQSCTTYCSATQEVYLSAIVTERADVGVLGRDMTFQSQFEVLTGYQP; via the coding sequence ATGATCCGTCTCCTGAAAAAATTTCATCGAACAACGACGGGCACCGCAGCCATCGAGTTCGCGATCATCAGCCCGGTCCTTGTCATGGTTCTGGTGGGCGGATCGTGGATCGGCTTCCAGCTCAATTCACGACTGGCATTGCAGGCTGATGTGGCGACCGGCATGCAATATGCGATGACACGCGATGGCGCCACGGCGGCCGATGTTGAAGCCGTGATCCGGTTCAGCCTTGGCAGCGTACCTGCCGACATCACCACCGAACGGTTCTGCCGCTGCAACGGGACCAAACAGAGCTGTACGACCTATTGTTCGGCAACGCAGGAGGTCTATCTGAGTGCGATCGTGACAGAACGCGCCGATGTTGGCGTGCTAGGTCGCGATATGACGTTCCAGTCCCAGTTTGAAGTCCTGACCGGCTACCAGCCATGA
- a CDS encoding TadE/TadG family type IV pilus assembly protein produces MIKTRRSRGFWRRSDGASAVEFAIIAPVFIAAIFALFQGGVAIFSYAAMQNCLEAGARHLLFDNTDEAGTRTVIMDKADNSLLLADNLTIDMENGTTPVPYTRIKLTYTLSMFNAFGLEDGVTLNASTVVPLAGS; encoded by the coding sequence ATGATCAAGACCAGACGATCCAGAGGGTTTTGGCGTCGCAGCGACGGTGCATCTGCGGTCGAATTCGCGATCATCGCCCCTGTGTTCATCGCCGCCATCTTTGCGCTCTTCCAAGGCGGCGTTGCGATTTTCAGCTACGCGGCCATGCAGAACTGCCTCGAGGCCGGCGCCCGCCATTTGCTCTTTGACAATACGGATGAAGCTGGCACGCGGACGGTTATCATGGACAAGGCGGATAACAGCCTTCTGCTCGCGGACAATCTGACAATCGATATGGAAAATGGCACGACCCCCGTGCCGTACACGCGGATCAAGCTCACCTATACATTGTCCATGTTCAATGCGTTCGGGCTCGAAGATGGCGTAACGCTCAACGCTTCCACGGTGGTGCCGCTGGCGGGGTCCTGA
- a CDS encoding glycosyltransferase family 2 protein, translating into MPVQPKVSFAIPARNADLYLEQALQSLVDQTEAAWEAIIADDGSTDGTFAIAERFAAQDSRFSVFRRSGPNGLSAARNEAASKGRAPYIGFLDADDWLAPTYLADMLRVENADVIYSGFNKTDVNGRFLSYHFEDLLPLAPLSVLYSRNPLSASAVIVSRSSFDALGGFDEALRQCEDWDAWIRLAEGGARFAGVDAPLSFYRQSPFSMSRDFGAMLDGAYGIVDRYAPPENASAAKAYLAAWYSATALAAGADWRALLASRDEPPVVPHRHLAKSVFDGLVAGAQVPPTDLDGLEMWTDEHLPALCRTLTGPHDQLGGLGLLTQVEDIVLGACPPEQDISLSRSAQRHEAAGTGPDWASLPDAIDRVYLHHELTDGRWQTEAVPRLTSPPHIPPLENVANFHRQLETLARALVKPDGQTTSLIEEVPIFRYGPQMTAKDVLDHWSEMRAMRFGPFGDPLFAGQVAFCFDDFQSGDTDILLRQIDNLPPSCAILIANGTDLRIGAAAASAGIHTGLLIDIDPDTPPRAFAENVTGILSKTATEANGITFDVLYIRGTNDFTRALVATDAFIRLDGSTFIERPALDTTSSPLISVVIPAYNAEKTLEETLDSVCLQTYKNLEVIIVNDGSRDETQRVAERYAALDSRITVLSQPNGGVARARNYGIAASHGTLIAPVDADDLWAATKIEQQVQVMSDRGPRCGLAFTDYLVIDENSICLSGRGRGSPTTAVTLQEFAFGNIVGNGSSALMRRAAMVEAGGYSFELRDQSAQGCEDYLLYFRIAEHYDLYVIPEPLLGYRELPQTMSGDVLQMIRSYHLVKDEVVNKYPAMHRQTMEGVTYLTAWLAAKAAFSGRWKAVIMLARYSRARGPRALALFTRTFLSELRQRKGRGPMARYRGKRFSAPRRSTS; encoded by the coding sequence ATGCCTGTGCAACCGAAGGTCAGCTTTGCCATACCGGCACGCAATGCGGATCTGTATCTCGAACAGGCACTACAATCGCTGGTCGACCAGACCGAGGCGGCGTGGGAAGCCATCATTGCTGATGATGGCTCTACCGACGGCACCTTTGCGATCGCCGAACGCTTTGCTGCGCAGGACAGTCGGTTCAGCGTGTTCCGGCGCAGCGGCCCGAACGGGCTGAGCGCTGCTCGCAATGAGGCCGCATCAAAAGGACGCGCGCCCTATATCGGCTTTCTTGATGCGGACGACTGGCTCGCCCCCACCTATCTCGCCGACATGCTTCGGGTCGAGAATGCGGATGTCATTTATAGCGGATTTAACAAGACTGATGTGAACGGACGTTTTCTGTCCTATCATTTTGAAGACCTGCTGCCCCTCGCGCCGCTATCTGTTCTCTATTCGCGCAATCCCCTCTCAGCCAGTGCGGTCATCGTCTCCCGATCCTCGTTCGATGCCCTCGGTGGGTTCGACGAAGCCCTGCGCCAGTGCGAAGACTGGGATGCCTGGATCCGTCTGGCAGAGGGTGGCGCCCGGTTTGCGGGCGTCGATGCACCTTTGTCCTTCTATCGGCAGTCTCCTTTCTCCATGTCCCGGGATTTTGGCGCCATGCTTGACGGTGCGTACGGCATCGTTGACCGCTATGCCCCGCCGGAGAACGCATCAGCCGCCAAAGCCTATCTTGCGGCGTGGTACAGTGCCACCGCCCTTGCCGCAGGGGCGGACTGGCGCGCTCTGCTCGCAAGCCGAGATGAGCCGCCGGTCGTTCCCCACCGCCATCTTGCTAAAAGTGTTTTCGACGGACTTGTCGCAGGCGCACAGGTGCCACCCACAGACCTTGACGGTCTAGAGATGTGGACAGATGAGCATCTACCCGCCCTCTGCCGCACACTGACTGGTCCGCACGATCAGCTCGGCGGCCTCGGCCTTCTCACACAGGTCGAAGACATAGTATTAGGCGCATGTCCGCCGGAGCAGGACATCTCCCTTTCGCGGTCGGCGCAACGCCATGAGGCAGCTGGCACAGGCCCTGACTGGGCATCTCTGCCGGACGCCATCGATCGTGTTTACCTGCATCACGAGCTGACGGACGGTCGCTGGCAGACAGAGGCCGTTCCCCGCCTCACTTCGCCACCGCATATTCCGCCCTTAGAGAACGTCGCCAACTTTCATCGGCAGCTGGAGACTCTGGCCCGCGCGCTCGTCAAACCCGACGGTCAGACAACCTCCCTGATCGAAGAGGTCCCAATCTTCCGATATGGCCCGCAGATGACCGCCAAGGACGTCCTGGACCATTGGTCAGAAATGCGGGCGATGCGGTTCGGCCCCTTTGGGGACCCACTTTTTGCCGGGCAAGTTGCCTTCTGTTTCGACGATTTTCAAAGCGGTGATACTGACATTCTTTTACGGCAGATCGACAACCTGCCCCCGTCTTGCGCGATCCTGATCGCCAATGGCACGGACCTGCGCATCGGCGCCGCCGCTGCTTCTGCCGGTATCCATACCGGACTACTCATTGATATTGATCCGGATACACCGCCGAGAGCCTTTGCCGAGAATGTCACTGGTATACTGAGCAAGACGGCGACCGAAGCCAACGGCATAACTTTCGATGTACTTTATATCCGCGGCACAAACGATTTCACCCGCGCTCTCGTGGCTACCGATGCCTTCATCAGACTGGACGGTTCGACGTTCATTGAGCGGCCGGCACTGGATACCACATCGTCCCCACTCATCTCTGTGGTCATTCCCGCCTATAATGCAGAAAAGACGCTGGAAGAAACGCTCGATTCCGTCTGTCTACAGACTTACAAAAATCTGGAAGTCATCATCGTCAATGACGGTTCGCGAGACGAGACGCAGCGTGTCGCAGAACGATACGCAGCGCTTGATTCGCGAATTACCGTGCTCTCCCAGCCTAATGGCGGCGTCGCGCGCGCCCGGAATTACGGTATTGCCGCCAGTCACGGAACCCTGATTGCCCCAGTTGACGCGGACGATCTGTGGGCGGCGACAAAGATTGAACAGCAAGTGCAGGTGATGTCAGACAGAGGCCCACGCTGTGGCCTTGCGTTCACGGACTATCTGGTCATTGACGAAAACAGCATCTGCCTGTCGGGTCGTGGGCGGGGATCACCCACGACCGCAGTGACGCTGCAAGAGTTCGCCTTTGGCAATATTGTTGGCAATGGCAGTTCCGCCCTCATGCGTCGTGCGGCAATGGTGGAAGCCGGCGGCTATAGCTTTGAGCTGCGCGATCAGAGCGCTCAGGGCTGTGAGGATTACCTGCTCTATTTCCGGATTGCCGAGCATTATGACCTGTACGTGATTCCCGAACCCCTCTTGGGCTACCGGGAGCTGCCCCAGACCATGTCTGGCGACGTGCTGCAGATGATCAGGTCCTATCACCTCGTGAAGGATGAGGTGGTGAACAAATATCCGGCGATGCATCGTCAGACCATGGAGGGCGTCACCTATCTGACCGCCTGGCTGGCTGCGAAGGCCGCCTTCTCAGGCCGCTGGAAAGCCGTTATCATGCTGGCACGCTATTCACGGGCCCGAGGCCCACGCGCCCTGGCCCTTTTTACACGGACGTTTTTAAGCGAGTTACGCCAGCGGAAGGGTCGAGGACCGATGGCCAGATATCGCGGCAAACGGTTCTCCGCACCACGCCGGTCGACGTCATGA
- a CDS encoding ABC transporter ATP-binding protein/permease, with translation MPRPGPTRTAQPNDAPETTLREQLGAVRKLIPYLWNDRHPGFKKRIIASFSVILIGQVITVATPFALAAAINRLAEQDETLGLTAAVLGLILGYGFLRLVSSVVPQLREFLFSTVGQNAQREVALDVFRHVNDLSLRFHLERRTGSLNRLIERGVRSIDFLFRFLLFNIAPTLIQLALIAVVFGLRYSGWLVVIVVVTLVVYFWFTIASTEWRLQFRREMNEKDQLANTRAVDALLNYETVKYFGNEEYEAGRYDEALVDYQRAAIKSQNSLAVLNIGQSVVINIGLAAALLLTAIGVANGRLGIGEITGVSLIMMQLYQPLNILGFAYREIKQALVDMEKMFALLERGTEVDDVPDAAALRVDGGEVRFEDVRFGYDEDREILHGISFTAAPGRKIAFVGPSGAGKSTIGRLAYRFYDAWSGRILIDGQDISTVSQASLRHAIGMVPQDTVLFNDTIGYNIGYGRPGVTQAEIEEAARLAQIHEFITGLPRGYDTMVGERGLKLSGGEKQRVAIARTILKDPPILILDEATSALDSATEFGILDALRTVSQNRTTLVIAHRLSTVIDADHIVVLESGRVIEEGTHTGLLEQNGLYAALWQRQLDGYQDDTPTNVG, from the coding sequence ATGCCCAGACCCGGACCCACCCGCACAGCGCAGCCCAACGACGCCCCCGAGACCACGCTGCGAGAGCAGCTGGGCGCCGTCCGCAAACTTATCCCCTACCTTTGGAACGACCGGCATCCGGGGTTCAAGAAACGCATTATTGCGTCGTTCTCGGTCATTCTGATCGGCCAGGTCATCACGGTCGCCACGCCTTTTGCGCTCGCCGCCGCGATCAACCGGCTGGCAGAGCAGGATGAGACACTGGGTCTGACCGCCGCCGTGCTGGGCCTTATTCTCGGCTACGGATTTCTTCGACTGGTCTCTTCCGTCGTGCCGCAATTGCGCGAATTTCTGTTCTCGACCGTGGGCCAGAACGCCCAGCGTGAAGTGGCGCTCGACGTCTTCCGGCACGTCAATGATCTCTCGCTACGCTTCCATCTCGAGCGACGGACCGGCAGCCTCAATCGCCTGATCGAACGGGGCGTGCGGTCGATCGATTTCCTTTTCCGGTTCCTGCTGTTCAACATCGCCCCGACGCTGATCCAGCTGGCGCTGATCGCGGTTGTCTTCGGCCTTCGTTATTCAGGCTGGCTGGTGGTGATCGTTGTGGTGACCCTCGTGGTCTATTTCTGGTTCACGATCGCATCGACCGAATGGCGCCTGCAGTTTCGTCGGGAGATGAACGAGAAAGACCAGCTGGCCAACACCCGCGCCGTGGACGCTCTCCTCAATTACGAGACCGTCAAATATTTCGGCAATGAAGAGTATGAGGCGGGCCGCTATGATGAGGCCCTCGTCGACTATCAGCGTGCCGCCATCAAATCCCAGAACTCACTGGCGGTGCTGAATATCGGCCAGTCCGTTGTCATCAATATCGGCCTGGCCGCCGCCCTCCTCCTGACCGCCATTGGCGTCGCCAATGGCCGTCTCGGGATCGGCGAGATCACCGGGGTCAGCCTGATCATGATGCAGCTGTATCAGCCGCTGAACATTCTCGGGTTCGCCTATCGGGAGATCAAGCAGGCGCTGGTCGACATGGAAAAGATGTTTGCCCTCCTGGAACGCGGCACAGAAGTGGACGACGTGCCCGACGCCGCCGCCTTGCGCGTGGATGGTGGTGAGGTCCGGTTCGAGGACGTCCGGTTCGGCTATGACGAGGATCGCGAGATCCTTCACGGCATCAGCTTTACCGCGGCGCCGGGCCGAAAGATTGCCTTTGTGGGCCCGTCCGGTGCCGGCAAATCGACCATCGGCCGACTGGCCTACCGCTTCTATGACGCTTGGTCCGGCCGGATCCTGATCGATGGCCAGGATATCAGCACCGTCAGCCAAGCATCCTTGCGTCATGCCATCGGCATGGTCCCCCAGGACACGGTGCTCTTCAACGACACGATCGGCTACAATATTGGCTATGGCCGCCCCGGTGTGACGCAGGCCGAGATCGAAGAGGCCGCCCGGCTGGCGCAGATCCATGAGTTCATCACGGGCCTGCCCCGCGGCTATGACACCATGGTTGGGGAACGGGGGCTGAAACTGTCCGGCGGCGAGAAACAGCGTGTGGCCATTGCGCGCACGATCCTGAAAGACCCGCCGATCCTGATCCTCGACGAAGCCACATCGGCGCTCGATTCAGCGACCGAGTTCGGTATTCTCGACGCCCTGCGCACCGTGTCCCAGAACCGCACGACCCTCGTCATCGCCCACCGTCTGTCGACGGTCATCGATGCTGATCATATCGTCGTCCTGGAAAGTGGCCGGGTCATCGAAGAAGGCACCCATACGGGACTTCTGGAACAGAACGGTCTTTATGCTGCGCTCTGGCAGCGACAACTTGATGGTTACCAAGACGATACGCCTACGAATGTTGGTTAA